The stretch of DNA CCATCGGTATCATTTTAGTTCATCCATATCAGTATCTTCTTCGTGGTTTAGCCCAAACTACTCTGCAGCTACACTGACCTGTGAAGTGATTCCTTACTTCCTGACTAACTGCAGGCAGGAACCTTCAGTCCCTCATCAGCTGGAGTCAGTTTTACTTCGACAGTGACGGtaaaactcttcttcttcttcttcttgtgtttcagatGGAGTTCTGGGCCGGATACATCGGTAAAGACGACGACAGACGAGTTCGTACGGTGACTCAGTAACACCTctaagcatgtgtgtgtgtgtgtgtgtgtgtgtgtgtgtgtgtgtgtgtgtgtgtgtgtgtgtgtgtgtgtctgtgtgtgtgtgtcatactTGTGTGTTAGACGGGGACCAGTGTGACCCGCCCCCCTGTCACAATGGTGGCGAGTGTAAAGATGGAATCAGCACCTACGTCTGCTGGTGCAAACCCAACTTTGGCGGGAAGAACTGTGAGATCGGTGAGCGACAGtcggaccagagaccagagaacAAGTCACCAGAGACGTGAGCGAGGACTTATTCCTGTTTGTCGTTTGGTTTGAACAGAACTGATGAAGCAGTGTTCAGTCAACAACGGTGGATGTTCACATTTCTGCGTGATGCAGGACGACCGCGCAGTGTGTCGCTGTGCAGCCGGTTACCGGCTCGGTGCAGACAAAACCAGCTGTGAACCAACAGGTAAAAGAAAAGACGATGGGCAGAGGAGCAACacacaccagtcagccacaacattacgaccacttcATGAGTTCAAATGTTGCTTTGAGATGAATAAATTATCTTTGAACTTAAAAGAAATTTTACGTTATTTGTTATTAATGGAAATGTAGAATACAGGAGTAAATGCAGACATAATGCAGACAGAACACTCGTTTTACCGTAACGGATCTGCTGTGTTGAAACACTCGCACACAGAGTCTTGTATGGCCATCTCTGTGAGGACACTctttggcataatgcattccctagcctcttaccctaaccctaaccatctcaactaaatccCTGACCATAACCCTAAACTaatgtaacctttaccctaaaactgaccTTTAACCTTCATTACATGCACATCACAAGAGCAGTGAGGAGAATAAACCATGCTAGGTATCTCCATCACACTTATCCTCTTCTTGTTATGATCATAGATTTTGAAATTTAGCTACGAagggaaacaaacagaacatttgGAGTTATGGAGGAAGCCGCCACTGTCGTTAGAACATCATTAGTATCATTTAAAGCAGAAACTAACGTTCAAAAATGGCTCCAAAATAGAGAAAGTTAAGAGGAACTCTTTAGAGCATGTCGGTTTGGGGGTTTAACTCCGTGTATTGGTTTGGGATCATGGGTGCTAGTActacaggatttaaaaacagacagaaaaaatctattcttttaatctttttaaatgaacagcTGTACGTGGTTCATCATTAACACGTTTATTTAACTTGCTGTGATTTGTGGAGAAGGGGTGGGATCATATTTTGCTTGTTGACCTCTTTTCTCCACCAGGTCAGTTCAGTTGTGGTCGTGTTGGTTCTTCCTCTCATTCTGCGGGCGGGACCTCACTGATCCCTCGCTCCTCAAACGCCACTTTACCCGAAACGCAACACAACTCCAGCGACGCCCTGCTGGACGACTACTACGATGATCTGACATTGTTCGAGGACTACATCGACCTCCTGGTGAATGACTCAGACCCGTCCAACGTCTCTGCCGTGGGCCTACGCTCATTCAAATCATCTGTGGATCCGGCCGAGGCTTCTTCCACCGCGGGGGAAGGAAACGTCACCGAGTCGCCTACAGTCAAGAAAAGGTTTGGCTGGGCTTACCCCACAATCCCCACCATCACAGCACAGGACAACTCAGACCAGAGGATTGTGGGAGGAGACCTGGCTGTTCCTGGAGAGATCCCCTGGCAGGTAAAGTTTAAGAAgatgaaaatagaaaagagaTGAGCTGAGACTGtatttatactatggacaaacccacgGTGACGTCACCCGTTGGGTTTTGAACCTCAAATATGAAGCCTAAAGTGGGCGGAGTCCGCGGTCGCCATATTGGATGAGCTTTCCTCCTCCCACAatcagatactccaaatatggacatgggggggggggggggcggagcaaaagcagcctggatgttgagacccgcccacccaactctccactacctgtcactcaaagcagtaacgcccttaattatgcagaattttaagtCTTAGAAACATTGAGACCACaatcgttttttgtaccaggctgtaaacatgtttaatatcgTTGTGAagtttttaacatgggggtctatggggatctGTCGGCCACGTTTTGCACTTCCGctttcatcgctcagacctggagttTGACCCCTGGcaactgtacggggggtgatattttttcttactctcgcatttatttttttttattatggtttaaaattctgcataattaagggcgttcctgctttgagtgacaggtccatatgtccatatttggagcgtcctaagctcatccaacatggcggccacaggctcagaatccagtgggtgactcCACCATAGAACCATAGTGGGCTTGTCCAGAGGatataaactatttatttatcatgataatgttgtgtttgcagGTGGCCCTGATGGTCCACTCCCCCAGCCTTCAGAGAGCGCAGCCTTTCTGTGGGGGGTCCCTGCTCAGCGACTCCTGGGTCATCACTGCAGCCCACTGCCTGATAGAAGCTGACACCAGCAAACGAGGATTCTTCGTCCGAGCCGGTGGGTGCACcgaccagccataacattacgaccactgacgggagaagtaaataacattctgctgggaaacttttggacctggtattcactggtgtggatgttacttatacatgtagccccaatgacactcattgacacaaatgcacaaaaacactttaggaaaaactaaacatgaagaacacaacaaattcactagatccaattCCCCAgaaaagcccccactaacaacatcaaCACTGGATTTACGGCTCCCAAGTGGCTCCTCAGATTTCCTTGTtacttaaattaatttattacgAAATGATGTGTCTAGCATGAAAGGAGTTACTCTGAGagggcccacgtccattctctgatgatctCTGATGATGTACAGAACCATCACGTCTTGTGGATAAATGTTCATTTCGCTTTCTTTCTTGGTGTAGAGAACACGTCTGAGCCTCTTATAATTCCAGCCTGTTTGCAAAATACTCCTATTTAGGACATATTCAAAGTAAACTTAATGCTGTTCACGaacagctcattcatggtcttggtctcttttttaaagacaagactctgaagtttcaatcacaaaagtcagaaccACTCCAAGAGGTTTTGTTCTGGAGGAGTCAAATTTTTCGGTTCGCCTGAATTTTGGTGAACCCAGTGTTTtatatcaatgaaaccagaagaaaatgagataTTGCGTCATGCAGCATTTGCTCATCAAAAATGATTctgctgtcccataaaccacccgGAGGAATGTTAAAATTGATTCTGGTTTTCCAGGTGAACATGACGTCACCAAGACTGAAGGTCCGGAGCGAGACCACGAGGTGGCGGAGCGGCACATCCACCCCTTGTACAACCATGTGACGTCACCTTATAACCACGACATCGCGCTACTGAAGCTCGCCAAACCGGTGGAAATGTCCCTCCATCGGCGGCCCATCTGCCTCGGCCCCAAAGACTTCGTCCAGAACCTCCTGAGGGACTCCACCACCTCCTTGGTGAGCGGCTGGGGGCGGCTCAAGTTCCAGGGCCCCGAGTCCACCCAGCTCCAGAAGGTGGAGGTCCCCTACGTCGACCGCACGGCCTGCAAACGGAGCAGCCGGGAACAAGTGACCCGCTTCATGTTCTGCGCCGGTTTTTACAACGAACAGAAGGACTCGTGCCAGGGGGACAGCGGCGGACCCCACGCCACCAAATACAAGGACACCTGGTTTCTGACGGGCATCGTGAGCTGGGGGGAGGAGTGCGCCATGGACGGGAAGTACGGCATCTACACCCGAGTGTCGCGCTACTACCCCTGGATCAGCCAGACGGCAGGAATCAGCATGACCTCATGATAAAACACACTTGTCTGTGGAGTTAATGctctggatgaaaaaaaaagtgagcaatcacacaataaaatgtgttcaaaaacatttcagcatCTACATCTACTCTGTGAAATAACAGATCTGTTCCAAAGTGAACCACTGGAACGAGATATGCTGCAGAATAATTCCAAAGTCGGACATAAATTAGGCCTGTGACCCTTAAATAAAACGAACCCTTGATTAAAGTAATGTGGTGTAGCCATAcgctgatcagacataacattatgaccacctgctaATGTTGTATGGGCCTTGTGGGGGTGTTGAATGTTGTGGATCTGTGGATCCTCCCACAagtacctgatcagtttgggatctagtgaatctggaggccaggtgctgttcttgttgttgtttctaaagcgtttttgtggatggctcattgctatggggtggtggggggggtggttGGGGTCactgacttctcctgtcagtggtcataatgttgtggctgatcggtgtgctAAGAACGGGGCAAAAGTGGAAACTAACACAGGAGTTACTCAGAGAGTTTTTTAATCAggcaaaataaaactttacgACCCTCAATGAGTCTAAGGTACAACCTGAATCTATCTTATACATGAATATAGAAAGAGCACATCAGTCCGGTTCAATCAGATCAAGTAGTCATGTGCTTATATTCTGGCAAATAATCCTAAACATTATGCATTATAACACAAGCTCTCACTACaattcaaaatatcaaaaacaaagtGCAGAATGAACGGAAGCAGCAGGGACGTCTTTGTTCAGAGTTAATCTCAGGATTAGATTTAACATGTGCACATTGATTTTTAAGTTTCAACATCTCAGTGTACAAATAAGGATGTAAACATTCAGACGACGAATGACTAAAATTTaggttatttttcatttacacattCGCACTTTACTGCCAGTAGCTGAAGTCCCTTTCAGAGACGGAGCCTCACTGGTCCGGAGGTGAAGCGGCAGTGATTTCATGACCACGGTTCACGCTTGAGACTGGGCAGTTTAAAAAACCAGgcagttttaaatgaatctgAATTTTCTCCTGTGATATTTTTTCTGTATGTTCTGTAGTGATTCACAATGTAGCTGCAACAGTGAAAACTCTTATTTACAGTCACTAACCAGGACTTGTTGTTCCTCTACTGGTGGAGAGTAGCAGAGCCGGCACAAATAAAGCATCAGGCGTGAGCAGAACATCCAGAACCAAACAAACAGGCAGTAATGATCATCTCATTCATAAACACGACTGCAGCAGAAGCAACTGACAGAATTTTAACCTCAAAAATACATTTGGTAACAGAAGAAATACGTAAATAAACTCCTCCCTCCAAATCAAAGAAACGCAATCACAACGACGAGCTACACTGGCTCCTAGAGGAGAAAACACGTTGACTTTTCAGAGCAGGAGAAGCAGAAACATCAGAGGTCGATGCTGGTTCACGTTAGTGTCCACGTACagcgatcagccataacattatgaccacttttctAATACTGTGAAGGTCTCAGGACTCATCTGAGAATGGATATCGGTCTTCTGAGGGCggtgaatgttgttagtgggtgggtctggtcataatgttgtggctgatcaattaTAAATTTAATTCCTTAGAGGTTTCCTGTAAACATATAAAAGTAATGTTTATGCATTAGATGCATGTCATGTAAACATGATGAATTAACATAGAGCACCACAAACAGAACGTTGTCTCCCTTCAGACTGTGACGGCACATGAAATCAAATTCACCTGTGGTTCTATAGAACAGTGTAGGAATGTGAACTGGAGAAATTAACAGAGTACTACATGTACAGAGCTGCTTACCTcagatttttccacatttctgtataaaaatgactcaaagcatCCTCAAAGTTCTCAAGGAGAACccagacaaacacatgaaacacaaatatcagTGAGAGAACCCGTGTGTTTAGAAGTGTTTCCATGGTTCAGTTCCTacaaatcagggatttgtctcagtctgatcttcacaacacatgtttgtgttgaagtgtatgATGACGGATAAAGGAGCttctgaggagctcagaaaaaaggaaaagtttccACAACCATCTCCAATCCACAGTCAGATTGAGAGGAGATAATATCTCAGTTTCAGGtgttgggttctctttgtctacttttaggactttcagctgatgttttgagacgtctttatgcagaaatgtagaaaactcttcctgttcctctcctgctatgacaaaaaaaaaaactaaagaggatgtgcagcattttaaaacaatccCCAAACAAACAGCGGGTTAGAGATGATTTCTGCGTACGTCGTGTGATACATCCTCTAGTGTAGCCGACTCCTGTAGCTCCattca from Mugil cephalus isolate CIBA_MC_2020 chromosome 15, CIBA_Mcephalus_1.1, whole genome shotgun sequence encodes:
- the f9b gene encoding coagulation factor IXb encodes the protein MSKQCVVVLWSEGSVSARTHDDSDNMARACFLVLIAALRLQTLVLAAPATEEDAGAVFVPPQTAHAVLHRLRRYNSGHLEEMLHKDNLERECREEVCSMEEAREVFENDEKTMEFWAGYIDGDQCDPPPCHNGGECKDGISTYVCWCKPNFGGKNCEIELMKQCSVNNGGCSHFCVMQDDRAVCRCAAGYRLGADKTSCEPTGQFSCGRVGSSSHSAGGTSLIPRSSNATLPETQHNSSDALLDDYYDDLTLFEDYIDLLVNDSDPSNVSAVGLRSFKSSVDPAEASSTAGEGNVTESPTVKKRFGWAYPTIPTITAQDNSDQRIVGGDLAVPGEIPWQVALMVHSPSLQRAQPFCGGSLLSDSWVITAAHCLIEADTSKRGFFVRAGEHDVTKTEGPERDHEVAERHIHPLYNHVTSPYNHDIALLKLAKPVEMSLHRRPICLGPKDFVQNLLRDSTTSLVSGWGRLKFQGPESTQLQKVEVPYVDRTACKRSSREQVTRFMFCAGFYNEQKDSCQGDSGGPHATKYKDTWFLTGIVSWGEECAMDGKYGIYTRVSRYYPWISQTAGISMTS